From Scylla paramamosain isolate STU-SP2022 chromosome 16, ASM3559412v1, whole genome shotgun sequence, one genomic window encodes:
- the LOC135107972 gene encoding male-specific lethal 3 homolog: protein MVSTRGVRVKFSEGERVLCYEPDPTKAKVLYDSKVLEVVFNKDGKGRKQIEYLIHFQGWNASWDRCVSEDFVLKDTDENRDLQKQLADKAQIKLSMKSNRVLIGGPLYKERKRKRRLSETIRETIERERQEREQQEESETSSQTGTTVTEEDERGWPLSEGGSTTGGEDEEDEDEGEAASEDERHFPLVIPDNLRAVLERDYHLINDKNKLLDLPTEKTVLSLLENYVRFFAMRYLARTREKRRTEIKEKDKCFMTLDLCKEVMDGLRVCFDFHIETLLLYAPERRQAERLRTAQPVYSKQEVDGDGPVVVEDRESVDSLCGDKDDLENEMMRAKAELTQKEEEKTKESGGRRMLRSKRPLSGDSCSNTDREKGVSLACESGRSTPTTVTSVGSTAGVSSLGRSTLPYANLQHNQLQDWTLLPDPYRHPPPPVLLYGHIHLLRLFVKLPEILYRMNLSESKKKAISKHLDLFLEYISTHSEELFLESHYINNMDV from the exons ATGGTGTCCACACGGGGAGTGAGGGTAAAGTTCAGTGAGGGGGAGCGTGTCCTCTGCTATGAGCCGGATCCAACCAAAGCCAAGGTCCTCTACGACTCAAAGGTTCTGGAAGTAGTATTCAACAAAGATGGAAAAGGCCGCAAGCAAATAGAGTATCTCATCCACTTTCAG GGCTGGAACGCCTCCTGGGACCGGTGTGTCTCGGAGGACTTTGTACTGAAAGACACGGACGAAAACAGGGACTTGCAGAAACAATTGGCAGACAAAGCCCAGATCAAGCT gtCAATGAAATCTAACCGCGTGCTGATAGGAGGACCACTCTA CAAGGAACGGAAGAGAAAACGTCGATTGTCAGAAACCATAAGGGAGACcattgagagggagagacaggagagagaacAGCAAGAGGAATCAGAAACAAGCTCTCAG ACTGGGACAACTGTGactgaggaggatgagaggggatGGCCATTGTCTGAGGGTGGCAGCACCACTGGAGGcgaagatgaggaggatgaggatgagggcgaggcagccAGTGAGGATGAGCGTCACTTTCCATTGGTGATCCCGGACAACCTGAGGGCTGTGCTGGAGCGGGACTACCACCTCATCAATGACAAGAATAAG CTGCTGGACCTTCCAACAGAGAAGACAGTTCTCAGCCTCCTGGAGAACTATGTGAGATTCTTTGCCATGCGGTATTTGGCCAGAACCCGAGAGAAGAGGCGTACCGAGATcaaggagaaagacaaatgCTTTATGAC GCTAGACTTGTGCAAGGAGGTGATGGACGGCCTGCGTGTGTGCTTTGACTTCCACATTGAGACTCTGCTCCTGTACGCCCCCGAGAGACGGCAGGCGGAGCGTCTACGCACTGCACAGCCAGTCTACTCCAAGCA GGAGGTGGATGGTGATGggccggtggtggtggaggaccgAGAGAGTGTGGACAGTTTGTGTGGAGACAAGGATGATCTTGAAAACGAGATGATGCGAGCCAAGGCAGAGCTCAcccagaaggaggaagagaagaccaaAG AGAGTGGGGGAAGACGAATGCTACGTTCCAAAAGGCCTCTGTCTGGAGATTCCTGCTCCAACACCGACCGGGAGAAAGGTGTTTCCCTTGCATG CGAGTCAGGACGCAGCACCCCCACTACTGTGACTTCTGTGGGTAGCACAGCTGGCGTCAGCAGCCTAGGCCGTAGCACCCTGCCGTACGCCAACCTGCAGCATAACCAACTCCAGGACTGGACTCTGCTGCCTGACCCATACagacaccctcctcctcctgtgctgcTGTACGGCCACATCCACCTCCTCAGGCTGTTTG tAAAACTGCCAGAGATCCTGTACAGAATGAATCTGTCTGAAAGCAAGAAGAAAGCCATCAGCAAACACCTTGACTTGTTCCTTGA GTACATCAGCACACACAGTGAAGAGCTCTTTCTTGAATCACACTACATCAACAACATGGATGTGTGA